CGCTCTGAGGGGGGGtgctgtgttggggggggtgaGGTCCAGACGCTCTGAGGGGGGGTGCTGTGGCGGGGGGGTGAGGTCcaggtgcttggggagggggactgTGTTGGGGGGGTGAAGTCCACGTGTTTGGGGGGGGTGCTGTGTTGGGGAGGTGTGGTCCAGGAACTCTGAGGAGGGtgctgtgttggggggagtgataTCTAGGTGCTCTGGGGAGGGTGCTGTGTTGGGGGGGAGTGAGATCCAGGAGCTCTGAGGGGGTGCGGTGTTGGGGGTGAGGTCCAGGCGCTCTGTGGGGGTGCTCTgttgggggcagggatgaggtccaggcactcagggctggggttCAGTATTCACTCCCTCAGCTGGAAGGGCCCattccttcccagctctgtgctgcccagtgtcTGGGGCCTGTCAGCAAGGCAGCAGCCGGAGAGCAGGTCCCGTGAGCCCTCTGCACACCCCAATCCCCCGCGCTGAGATCAGGCCTGGCTGCAGGGCTCTGGCTAAACAACAGCCACGtttattttcaaagacacaaaggtCACTGCTAAGTCCTGTCAGCTGGTGACCCTGGCTTCACTGAGAACATGGTCTGCGTTCTGTGCTGGACAACCCAGGGCTCGCACAGGAGGAGCCAACAGGATCATACCTCCCTGGCCCCCCCCTTTGCCGGTGGAGGGGCTGTAAACCCCCTGCATCTCTGGTGTCCTTGGCTAGTCTCAGCTCCGTGTTGTCAGGAAGATGGAGGTCACCATGCTGCCCAGAGCCACAGCCACAGCACcaaaaagcagcttccaggggGTGACCTGGAAAAGACAGGAGGCAACTCAGCTAGTGTCCTTAAACGGCAGTGGGTCATTGGGGTCCATCTgcaagaggagaagagagagatggaGCGAATGAGCTTCACAACAGCCACCTGCACTGCGAGATCCCCACAAGGCAGCCCGGGGCCACGCCGTGTGCAGGCTGGCCATGGGCAGGGGTCACCAAGCCCGTTGCCTTGGGAGGAGAACGCAGCCCCTGTACCTAAGAGATGGAGGTTCTCTTTCCATTTCTGACTCCACAGGTCATCTGACTGGCCTGTGGTCTTGCTACTTGTGATTCAGGGACAGTGATGCTGACCTGCCTTGTGGGGAGAGGGTGCAGCTAAGGTTGTTATTGTGTGTCAAGAGCTTTGAGATGACAGGGGTGGGCCAAGGAATGCTCTGATTCATCTCCCTCGCCCCTCTCCCCCTAACCCGACTGGCAGCCAGGCTGCTTGTTCCTGCCTTAGTTTCTGGGTTTCATTACTGGGTTAGGGGCAGTTCTTCTCATGCCCAAATGGAGCCTCTGCAGCCTTCCAGCCCATCCCTGCACAATGCCAGATGGGGCTGGGAGTATCTCTGCATGGGCCCTAGCTAGGCAGGGACCTTGTGAATGGGTGTGATGGGATGTGCAAGCCCCACACTGGTGAGGGAAGGGGTAAGGAGCAGCCCTGGGCCCAGAAAGTTCTGCCCAGCGGCCCCTGCTGGGTATGCTTTCGGTGAAGGCTGAGCTCAAAGGGGACAGCTCAGCTCATTCTGGGGGGCAGTTGTGTGTTGCAGGCTCCTGCTGAGAAGCTGCTGGGGCCCGGGTGGCCgggcccaggccctgctgccaaGCCACCGCAGAGGATGGCATTGCTGAGCCACGATGGAGAGAGGAAAACTCTCCAGCGGGGACCTGAGAGGACTCCAGGGAGGACGTAAGATGGCACCAGCAGAGGAACCGAAGCCAGgagaggaagtggcccagggagtaGGTGTACGCCACACATTTTTAAACTATCATTTGATGTGCCCTGAGTTGGAACCTGGTAGAGCAGGGACGTCCTGGGTTCCTCTACCCAGGCCCTGGCCTCTTGCCGCCTGATCAGACACCACCTCCCTCCCAGTCCCCTAACAATGAGGACCTGGGTTCTGCACCATCAGCATCAGCCCCTGGGAGAACATGGGGAACTATAAGAGCCTCACGGCTCCTTTCCGCAGTGCTAGCATCCACCCGCCAGCTTTCTGCTCACATACACTAAACCAGCAGACGGCCCCGTGTGTAGACCATGCTCTCCTGTTCGTGGGCAACAGGAGAAGTGTCTTCACCCACGAAGAGGTGACATAGCCTCTACCTGAGCCTTCCAGCTGGGAATGAATCCCTCTTTGATAAAACTCAGGGCCTTGGGCCAGGAGTTCCAGCTAGGCAGGCAGGTTGGGCAGGTCCAGGTTAACAAGGCAGGGCCCTAGGTGATCAGGCTTTGGACGCAGACACAGGCATAACTGCGACCAGGGACAGTAATGGGGAGGCAGAGTTCTGGTTCCGGAGCAGCACCAGTGTCCCGGTTGGGCCGGGCCAAGCCAATGTACCCATCTGCTCTGGCACGCTGCCGGCTGCACCAGGTCGCCCAcgtctgtgggggcagggcattcCGCCTGCCCTTTCTGACGCTTCACTAGCTTTGAGAGCTCAGCATGAATTGCCTGGAAGAGACCAAGAGAGGACAGCAGGTCATTAACCCTGGAGCACTCCACCTGCTTCCTTCTGGAGCATGAAGAGAGTTCTTCTGTCCTGCGACTGTCATtcctcctgcctccccaccctTTTATATGGCAGCAGCTTCAGTAGGAAGTCTACTTGAGTTCACTCCTGGTTAGTCAGGGCTCCTGGCCTCTATTTCCTGTTCTGCCAGAGACCCGTATGACCTTGGGTAGGTCACTGCCCCCTGGGCCTGTAACATGGGGGGAACAACACTGAGTGCCTGgctaaagcactttgggatctttGCGTGAAATAAGCAGGATATTGGCCACCCCTGTAAATGTGCTGCTTGCCTACTGTGCAAGGTAAGCCTCCCCTTGGAGCCAGGAGGGACGGCGCCTCGCTACCCACCCGCTCCAGTGCGAGTGGATAATTCAGGAACTAGCCCCTGGAGGGGGGCCCTTGCTCTGCTCTTTACCTTCGTGGTGGGCTCAAGCTGCAGGGCTCTCTTTAGGATTTTCATGGCTTCCTGGTCCTCTCCTCTTTCTGACAGCAGCTGCGAGAGGGAGGAGACAGTAAAGAAAAGAAGGGAGACAGATCAGGAGGCATAGAGCTGTGGGGGATGGGACACAGTGATAAGGGGGAAGGGCTcacagagagagagcaggagtGTAGGGACATGGAGAGAGCTTCAGATACACCCAGAGGAAAAGCTATTTGGTTACTAACTCCTAGTACTTTCCTCTTtgcttgttttccttctctcctgctgcctattctccccctgtccccttctctctaACTCTGACCTTGCTTTCTCATACAGTCCCTTTGGTGTAAGGCAGGGGTTTGTGACCCCTCAGTCAGTCGTGAGCGGTCAGCCTCCACCGCCAAGGCCTGCATCGCCTCCTGCATTTATAACAGTGTTAaacataaaaaagtgtttttaattcataaggtgggtcacattcagaggcttgctttgtgaaaggggtcaccagtacaaaagtttgagaaccactggtgtaaggGTCTCCAACCCAGACTCCGAGAAGTTGGAGAAAGAGGGCCTGACTGGTGAGATCTCTTCCTGGAACCTGCAGATCCAATGCTTCTagtcttctccctcccctccatctcCTACCAGCCTTTTCCCTCGTCTCCCAGGCCATGCCCCAGTCTCCTGGGTTCCCTTGGTGCGAGTGCTGGGCTGTACCTTTCCTTTCCTGTAGAGAGCCTTCACGTTGTCGGGGTCGATGTGCAGTACTGTACTGCATGATGCCAACACCTCCTCAAACAGCTGCAGCTTCAACTGGGCAGCTGCACAGTTATTAAGACATTTCACTTGATGCTCTttcagctcctcttcctcctcggGGCTTGGAGGGACTGGGAATGAGCCCAACAACAAGGTGGTCAAAGCCAGCTGGACGAGCTAGACGAGCTAGACGAGCGCTCTGCAGCTCACTCAGAGCTGCTAGGGAGAGGAGAATGTGCAACCCCAGTCCTGTGCCAGCCTCTTATCTCTGACTCTCTCCCTGCTAAACCCAGATCCTCTTAGGGTGAAGCCCCGAGACTCCCCTCCACTCAACTCATGTGCCCTGAGCCCAGGTGGCCTCTTATTTTACCTGCACCAGGTGAGTCCAGGATGCCCAGGGCCAGCTGGTAGGATTGCATAGCCCACTGGTACTCCTCCCGCTCAAAATGGAAGTTCCCTCGCTTCCTCTTCTGCTTGCTGAGGCTGATTCGCGTGGAGGGTGACAGGAGCCCCAGATCAGGGCTGTCCCGGATCTGTAGCAGGGTCACCTCATACAGTAATGAGGCATCCGATGGGATATCAGGGTCCCTGGAGGGAGGAAGTGAGATTTTTGCCTTTCCCCAGTACTCCCGTCCCTGGCCTCCTGCACTCTGGGAGTCAGGGTGCAGAGCCCGTTGGCTTCTGGAACCACAGAATCACGAACAGTGCAGGTAGCTGTGATTTTACTAGGGACAGCTGGGCCAGGACGAGAGGACCCCTTCAGGCAACCAGGGCTGGGATTACTCTGTTCCTTTTGCCAAAGGAACAGTGAGAGGTGGGCAGCACCTCGGTGCTCTAAGCCTAGAGCAGGGAAAGGATCAAGTCCAGCCTACCTGCCCAGGTGACCGTATGCATACTGGAAGCTGGTGAGAAGGAAAGACACCTCTCCTAGCTGCATGGACTGGACACCGAGCTCCAGGGCCTGTCGAGAGGGGGACAAAGtggtttattcctgccccaagaCTTGCACCCACTGCACTGCATGGAGGCTCCCCTTGGCCCAGCATGTTTGACATGGCATGCTGCAGAGAAGTTGGAGCTCAGCAGTGCCTATGCTGAGTTCCACCATCTGCCCCCTGGCATTGGAGGGAGGTGGCTGGCTCCTGGTGCTGGGAGTTCTCTAGGGAGTGGGAGTAGGGTCTCTACTCCTCTCCCTGTCGCTGCTGAATGCCAAAGTCAGGGGAGGAATCTGCCCCACAGGGCCCCATTTTTGTGGCATCTGTTCCCTTCCTGCTGCAGATATGGGGTGGAACAGTGAGGGGGTGTGGTAGAGAGGGGTCAGATCAGGTTCTGAATTGCCGCTGAATTGCTGGACCTTGCATCAATAGCAGGGCTTGGGGTGGTTGTGGTTCTCTTCCCCCTGACCTGGGGTCTCGCTCTGGGCAGAGGAGATGTGAAACTGGGAGTGTCTCTCCTCTGAGGAACCCTGGGGTCAGGATGGGATGGGAAATCTCAACTacttccccctgccccaaccttgCCCCAGGAGTGTTGATTCTAGCCGGACCCAGAGGGGCTTCTTGACAAGAATCTTTTTCTGTACCTGTCCTCACAGTTTTCGAGGTGTTGGCTGAGCCACAAgcagggtgaggggtgggagCAGCAATGCCGCAGGATAGGTGTGCAAGCAGGGTGTAAGCCAGAGACCCCTGGGTGGGTCTGGCAGCAAATCTTGTCACTACACCTCACATGTTTGTCATGATAGATCCCCAAAGGTGGCATGTGAGCTATCACTGGGAAACGAATAACTTACTGCTCATTAATATTCTCGTGTGATGTCTGTCTGGGGGATGTATGAACAGTTACGTATGTGCGAGACTTATGTTCTCAGCCATGCACAGGCCCAGTCTGACCTAGACACTGCAAGGTATTTGCTTGGCTGACCAGCCTTGGCGTCAGGCAGGGAGGATGAACGTGCATGTACAATCAAAGGTAAACAGAGCCGTCTGGCTACTAGGGGGGTGGTAAGAAGTCAACTATCACCAGCGGGCCAGGGAGGAACCAGCCTGACATCTGAGAATGCATGTCAGTGGTTTACAGCCAGGGCTTAAGTAGTTGAATCAGTGGATTGTGTTATACACGTGTATCGAGTATGAAAGCtgatgacacactggtgattaccATCTTTGGTATCTCTACTAACACTGTTTGAGGAACTGTGGACACTCACTGATATTCTGCTTTATAGTCTGTGACCGAACAAAGGGAAAACAGCCTGTCTCCCAATGACATCAAACAAGGTGTGACCAAAACCAACGGAAGCCCCAGTTATATATGGCTCAATGGGATGGGAAGTACACAGCAGGGAAGACCAGCCTGGGGTCGTCTGAATCTCGGGACAAAACAGTGAGtttggagagagaaaagaagccATCTTGGCATCCATCACTGGCCAGACACAAGGGCATAGCACTCTGCAAGCTGAGAAAGACAGGTCCTTCAGCTAACGGGGTTGGAGTCTCTAGGAACTGAATATAAGTGAAAAAGCTGCTTAGTCAAGGGTCTTTCATCTAAGAAGCCAAGGGAAACCACCcccttgtacttctgtggaaggtgACCGAGGGACAGTCATCCCAGTACATCTTGCAtctgtgtggggcagggactggctccaTTTTGATCCCTGCACAGTCAGCTTTTAGCAAGTGATCAGAAAAACAGGGCCTTGGTGGGGCCTGCAAGCCACTGTGTGAGGCTGGATCCCGTGCAACCCCACAGCCGTCTCACTCCCCCCTTCCCAGGTTCTCcaggaactgaatataggtgaatACTGACTGGGACCCATTGCAGATGTGTGCACGTGTGGGTGTTTTAATAGAATTCTAGAGCCTGCAGTTGGCTGCTACTTCAGATGACACTTAGGCATGCACCATAAATGTCTGAGTTACACGCCTGTGGTCGTGCTGAGCTCAGGGACTGGAAGGGCCCAGGAATGATTTTAGACGTAACAAATCCTGCACTTGGCAGTGGGTTCAACTGGATGACTCTTGCAGATGGTCCCTTGTTACCCTGTTGATCTGTGATTCTCGTTGGCTGGACTGGCCCCCTGGGCAGCTTTCCAGCCAGTCAGCCCTTCCCCTGGGCTGAACCCAGGAGCTGGGAATTGACACCAGGATTTCATTTGCCTCCCTGTTTATGCCCCAGCACAGCCTGGAAGAGGTTTTGTTACTGCCTTGcaaagccagcaggaggcgcaCACGTGTGTTGTGTAGGTTTCACACAGCTGATGTCTTTGCAACAGCAAGAGGAGATTAGAACATGGCCACTGATGCCTGTGGCTGGAGTCGGGCATTTCAAAGCTGGCAAATGCCAACCTGCAGGGGCACCAAACCATCCAGCCTTGATGGTGACTCTGTccttagggtgcaggaggagaccAGACCTGTATGACGTCCCCCTGCTCCAGGGTGAAAGTCAGCATCGGGTCCTTCTCCACCAGGCTACCATCCTCCAGAACCCCCAGCAGCTTCACAGTCACctcctggcctggctggggcCTGCCGGCCTCTCCTTGGCCTTCTCTCACCAGCAACTTCCTCAGGAATCTGTCCTCTGGGGGAAGCAAACAGGGAGAGGGGAatcagcccagggagcaggagcccCTGCCCCAGGACCTGTGGGACTCACCTGGGCAGAGAGGGACCCGTTCTTCCCTCTCCAGCCAGGGGCACTCCTCGCTCTCGctccgcctccccctccccttagGGGGTTCCTTCATATTAGACCCCTTGTTTTAGTGTTTCTGCTCCTGGCTTTGCAGCATGGGGGGACCTCAAGGAGATGACTGCACTTCCCTCAGGGCAGTTGTgctttattatgtgtattacagtagcatcgaGATTGGTGCCCCACAGGGCCAGGCGCTGCACAGGCAGCGGGAGAGATGGGCCCTGCCCACAGGCTCTTTACTCCAGACAGAGCCAGGCTGTGAGGAGAGACAGGCCAGGAGAggggaagcgacttgcccaagggcacccagcagctcagtggcttagccaggactagaacccagctctcccgaggcccagccccatgcccgACCCTCCGGCCCACACGGTTTTAAATGCAtgtttctttggcagcagtgttGTGGCCTGGAAACCAGCCCAGGGCCCCTGAAGCTCAGCTGCTGGAGTTCGGGCCACACCCCCGCTGCCCAGCAGCTGTGAAGGGGCTGAAAATGCCCCATGCTCAACACTGGGTGTCTGTGCACCCAGCAGATGCCATGCTGGGGGCTCGCCCATGCCATGTTGCCCCGGACTGGCCAGCCGAATGGCACTGTGCCAGGCCCAGCTGGCAGGCCAGAGACCCACCATCTAGCAGGGCCATgcccccatgatgcactgcaatccAGTGCCAGTCGGGGGGCAGCCAAGCGAAATGTGGCACTGACAACGCCAGTGTGGGTGCTCCGGGAGTCCGTCAACTCTCTGCCTTGCTCTCAAGAGACTGGGGGGTGCAGTGGcgagggtggggggcagatgggagcttccccagaagtggctctggggTCTTGTTTTCCGGTCACCCCttcctgccttccctccccccagtcttGCTGACTCACCTGTGACATCTGCCCAGCCGGTGGCGGCGAACAGCTGCCGGAAGCAGCCTTGCTTTGGCCCCAGCAGCCGCTCCAGCCCCCGGTAGaattgctgctcctcctcctggggcaggggggcctCAATTGCAGTGTGAGGCAAGAGGAACCTGACCACCCTCCCCAGACAAGGGCTCCCCTCCAGCTCCAGGGCCGCTGCTGGCCCAGCTGATGCGGGCTGCTTGGCCCGCTGGCTcgcccctcctccctcctccgCCACCTCCAGAGGCTCCAGGGCTTTGGCCCCGGGAGAGGGGCCCTGGGGCTGCGCGCTCGGCTGCGGTCCGATCATTCCCGCGGGCCCCTCCGCACGCCCCAGGCCGGCCACGCGGCAGACTCGCAGCCCAGCTGCCCAGGGGCTCTGCCGAGCCGGAGAGGCGGCGGCGGGGAGTCCGGGCAGCGACGCCCTGCCCCGGCTCTAATGCCATCCCTGCGTTCGCCGGGCGGATTAGCCTAAGCCCCCTGCAGCCTCGGGCCCGGCTGCGCTGCCCTCAATCCGGGGCGCTGCCCGCTCAGCCCGGCCGCGGGGGGCCCGGGCCCGGCTCCCGCCTGCCGGGAGGGCTCGGCTGGCTCCTGCGGACACGGAGGCTGTGTCCGGGTCCCGATCCCGGCCCCTCAGGCCCAGCCGTCAATGAAAGGGGCGCGGGGGGGCAGCCCAGCCCCCGGGCCGGGACCGCGCAGCGCGGGGGCGCGGCTAATGCGCTTAGGGGATTTGCTCAGGCTGCCGCAAAAATAGCCCCGGAGGGCGGCTACCCCGCTCCAGGCCCGCCCCGCTCGGACACgtccctcccgccccagccccgcaccGCTCCTCCCGGCCCGCTCCAGCCCCGCTCCTCCCGGCCcgctccccagccccgccccgctccgctccaccccacccgtcctgccccagccccgctcctcccgccccatcccgccccagccccactcctcccgGGCCGCTCCCGCACCGCCCCACCCCGTCCCTCCCGCCCcgctccagccccactcctcccGGCCCGCTCCCGCACCGCCCCGCTCCTCCTGGCCcgct
The Lepidochelys kempii isolate rLepKem1 chromosome 10, rLepKem1.hap2, whole genome shotgun sequence DNA segment above includes these coding regions:
- the LOC140895183 gene encoding peptidyl-prolyl cis-trans isomerase FKBP8-like isoform X1; the encoded protein is MIGPQPSAQPQGPSPGAKALEPLEVAEEGGGASQRAKQPASAGPAAALELEGSPCLGRVVRFLLPHTAIEAPLPQEEEQQFYRGLERLLGPKQGCFRQLFAATGWADVTEDRFLRKLLVREGQGEAGRPQPGQEVTVKLLGVLEDGSLVEKDPMLTFTLEQGDVIQALELGVQSMQLGEVSFLLTSFQYAYGHLGRDPDIPSDASLLYEVTLLQIRDSPDLGLLSPSTRISLSKQKRKRGNFHFEREEYQWAMQSYQLALGILDSPGAVPPSPEEEEELKEHQVKCLNNCAAAQLKLQLFEEVLASCSTVLHIDPDNVKALYRKGKLLSERGEDQEAMKILKRALQLEPTTKAIHAELSKLVKRQKGQAECPAPTDVGDLVQPAACQSRWVTPWKLLFGAVAVALGSMVTSIFLTTRS
- the LOC140895183 gene encoding peptidyl-prolyl cis-trans isomerase FKBP8-like isoform X3, which translates into the protein MIGPQPSAQPQGPSPGAKALEPLEVAEEGGGASQRAKQPASAGPAAALELEGSPCLGRVVRFLLPHTAIEAPLPQEEEQQFYRGLERLLGPKQGCFRQLFAATGWADVTEDRFLRKLLVREGQGEAGRPQPGQEVTVKLLGVLEDGSLVEKDPMLTFTLEQGDVIQALELGVQSMQLGEVSFLLTSFQYAYGHLGRDPDIPSDASLLYEVTLLQIRDSPDLGLLSPSTRISLSKQKRKRGNFHFEREEYQWAMQSYQLALGILDSPGAVPPSPEEEEELKEHQVKCLNNCAAAQLKLQLFEEVLASCSTVLHIDPDNVKALYRKGKLLSERGEDQEAMKILKRALQLEPTTKVTPWKLLFGAVAVALGSMVTSIFLTTRS
- the LOC140895183 gene encoding peptidyl-prolyl cis-trans isomerase FKBP8-like isoform X4, whose product is MIGPQPSAQPQGPSPGAKALEPLEVAEEGGGASQRAKQPASAGPAAALELEGSPCLGRVVRFLLPHTAIEAPLPQEEEQQFYRGLERLLGPKQGCFRQLFAATGWADVTEDRFLRKLLVREGQGEAGRPQPGQEVTVKLLGVLEDGSLVEKDPMLTFTLEQGDVIQALELGVQSMQLGEVSFLLTSFQYAYGHLGRDPDIPSDASLLYEVTLLQIRDSPDLGLLSPSTRISLSKQKRKRGNFHFEREEYQWAMQSYQLALGILDSPGAVPPSPEEEEELKEHQVKCLNNCAAAQLKLQLFEEVLASCSTVLHIDPDNVKALYRKGKLLSERGEDQEAMKILKRALQLEPTTKMDPNDPLPFKDTS
- the LOC140895183 gene encoding peptidyl-prolyl cis-trans isomerase FKBP8-like isoform X2, whose product is MIGPQPSAQPQGPSPGAKALEPLEVAEEGGGASQRAKQPASAGPAAALELEGSPCLGRVVRFLLPHTAIEAPLPQEEEQQFYRGLERLLGPKQGCFRQLFAATGWADVTEDRFLRKLLVREGQGEAGRPQPGQEVTVKLLGVLEDGSLVEKDPMLTFTLEQGDVIQALELGVQSMQLGEVSFLLTSFQYAYGHLGRDPDIPSDASLLYEVTLLQIRDSPDLGLLSPSTRISLSKQKRKRGNFHFEREEYQWAMQSYQLALGILDSPGAVPPSPEEEEELKEHQVKCLNNCAAAQLKLQLFEEVLASCSTVLHIDPDNVKALYRKGKLLSERGEDQEAMKILKRALQLEPTTKAIHAELSKLVKRQKGQAECPAPTDVGDLVQPAACQSRWMDPNDPLPFKDTS